A genome region from Gadus macrocephalus chromosome 15, ASM3116895v1 includes the following:
- the mcmbp gene encoding mini-chromosome maintenance complex-binding protein isoform X2 — MPSTNDWINNPLGVVEEMFGASQNSSDSGWEAKVTEFFRQRLMEKDAHTWVPSLNDVPLHYLKPNSLVKFRCLIQDMFDPEFYMGAYDTVDPSTKAKVLRCGKYKDVTECGVDLDSANMVTSERQTFYCVPIPGESPWVKESYAGTCQARVVPSTSYVPSRQKRSYEDDDEDDMDTQPQAQGHAHNAAAEAQGNGDSKRQETEAPSGQKASSPPLDLNFPLPGEQGPACLVKVYADWDSFKLNDTLEVYGILSVSPALSALSDQNDTSSSLILDPAECMETAEELRVHSPPASLVPRLHLIHTQRLTHNNPLLPPAALEDSAASLAATLGEMVSVRAELLAYFTQLLLGDVLAAEYLLLHLISNVYARRDVIPLGKFTLNLSGCPAAAGPAYTEQLYRALQQLVPSAYRLSMTLQNMNQLRLVPRKDYVANRLQSGALQLAANTSLYLDETQLEQGQLDPAGVRNITALGNVISWQKVDYDFNYHQMEFPSNINVLIASEGRSLLPSDCHVHLQPQVTPPNMEAYLGSALAAQSSSHLNKFRLYLTMARTLDYSISEEVTKAVEDDFVDMRKDDPQSISADDLHSLLVVARLLCLSLGQSALSTDAWSRAKHIETLRKSRSEPQGCLNGNEP, encoded by the exons ATGCCTTCTACAAACGATTGGATTAACAACCCTCTgggtgtggtggaggagatgtttG GTGCGTCCCAGAACAGTTCTGATTCCGGATGGGAAGCGAAAGTAACCGAGTTCTTCAGACAGCGACTGATGGAAAAGGACGCTCATACATGG GTCCCATCCTTGAACGATGTCCCTCTGCATTACCTGAAGCCCAACAGTCTTGTGAAGTTCCGCTGTTTAATTCAAGACATGTTCGATCCCGAGTTCTACATGGGAGCATACGACACGGTGGACCCTTCCACCAAGGCCAAA GTCTTGAGGTGTGGAAAGTACAAAGACGTCACTGAATGCGGG GTGGATCTGGATTCTGCCAATATGGTGACTTCTGAGAGACAGACCTTCTACTGTGTTCCCATACCTGGAGAAAGTCCCTGGGTGAAGGAAA GCTACGCCGGTACCTGTCAGGCCCGGGTGGTTCCCTCCACCTCCTACGTCCCCAGCAGACAGAAGCGCAGCTACGAAGACGACGACGAAGACGACATGGACACCCAGCCCCAGGCGCAGGGCCACGCACACAACG CGGCCGCCGAGGCGCAGGGCAACGGTGACAGTAAACGCCAGGAGACGGAAGCCCCCTCCGGGCAGAAGGCATCGAGCCCCCCTCTGGACCTCAACTTCCCCCTGCCTGGGGAGCAGGGCCCCGCCTGCCTGGTCAAG GTGTACGCGGACTGGGACAGCTTCAAGCTCAACGACACCCTGGAGGTGTACGGGATCCTCTCTGTTAGCCCCGCGCTGAGCGCACTGAGCGACCAGAA tgACACGTCCTCCTCGCTGATCCTGGACCCCGCCGAGTGCATGGAGACGGCCGAGGAGCTACGGGTCCAcagcccccccgcctccctggtcccccgcctccacctcaTCCACACCCAGCGCCTGACTCACAACAaccctctgctgccccctgctgcccTGGAGGACAGCGCTGCAT CGCTGGCGGCCACGCTGGGCGAGATGGTGTCGGTCCGCGCGGAGCTGCTGGCCTACTTCACTCAGCTTCTCCTGGGGGACGTGCTGGCAGCGGAGTACCTCCTGCTGCACCTCATCTCCAACGT GTACGCCCGGCGGGACGTCATCCCGCTGGGCAAGTTCACGCTGAACCTGAGCGGCTGTCCCGCGGCGGCCGGCCCCGCCTACACGGAGCAGCTGTACCGCGCCCTGCAGCAGCTCGTCCCCAGC GCGTACCGCCTCAGCATGACTCTGCAGAACATGAACCAGCTGCGGCTGGTTCCCAGGAAGGACTACGTGGCCAACCGGCTGCAGAGCGGAGCGCTGCAGCTGGCCGCCAACACCTCCCTGTACCTGGACGAGACCCAGCTGGAGCAGGGCCAGCTCGACCCcgcag GCGTGCGTAACATCACCGCCCTGGGGAACGTCATCTCGTGGCAGAAGGTGGACTATGACTTCAACTACCACCAGATGGAATTCCCCTCCAACATCAACGTGCTGATCGCTTCGGAGGGCCGGTCGCTGCTGccg TCGGACTGCCACGTTCACCTGCAGCCTCAGGTCACGCCCCCCAACATGGAGGCCTACCTGGGCTCCGCCCTCGCGGCCCAGTCGTCCTCCCACCTCAACAAGTTCCGTCTCTACCTGACGATGGCCCGCACCCTGGACTACAGCATCTCGGAGGAGGTCACCAAG GCCGTTGAGGATGACTTCGTGGACATGAGGAAGGACGACCCGCAGAGCATCTCTGCCGACGACCTCCATAGCCTGCTGGTTGTAGCCAG GTTGTTGTGTCTCAGCCTGGGCCAGAGCGCTCTGTCCACGGACGCCTGGAGCAGGGCCAAGCACATCGAGACCCTGCGCAAGAGCCGGAGCGAGCCGCAAGGATGCCTCAACGGCAACGAGCCCTGA
- the mcmbp gene encoding mini-chromosome maintenance complex-binding protein isoform X1, protein MPSTNDWINNPLGVVEEMFGASQNSSDSGWEAKVTEFFRQRLMEKDAHTWVPSLNDVPLHYLKPNSLVKFRCLIQDMFDPEFYMGAYDTVDPSTKAKVLRCGKYKDVTECGVDLDSANMVTSERQTFYCVPIPGESPWVKESYAGTCQARVVPSTSYVPSRQKRSYEDDDEDDMDTQPQAQGHAHNGTPAAAEAQGNGDSKRQETEAPSGQKASSPPLDLNFPLPGEQGPACLVKVYADWDSFKLNDTLEVYGILSVSPALSALSDQNDTSSSLILDPAECMETAEELRVHSPPASLVPRLHLIHTQRLTHNNPLLPPAALEDSAASLAATLGEMVSVRAELLAYFTQLLLGDVLAAEYLLLHLISNVYARRDVIPLGKFTLNLSGCPAAAGPAYTEQLYRALQQLVPSAYRLSMTLQNMNQLRLVPRKDYVANRLQSGALQLAANTSLYLDETQLEQGQLDPAGVRNITALGNVISWQKVDYDFNYHQMEFPSNINVLIASEGRSLLPSDCHVHLQPQVTPPNMEAYLGSALAAQSSSHLNKFRLYLTMARTLDYSISEEVTKAVEDDFVDMRKDDPQSISADDLHSLLVVARLLCLSLGQSALSTDAWSRAKHIETLRKSRSEPQGCLNGNEP, encoded by the exons ATGCCTTCTACAAACGATTGGATTAACAACCCTCTgggtgtggtggaggagatgtttG GTGCGTCCCAGAACAGTTCTGATTCCGGATGGGAAGCGAAAGTAACCGAGTTCTTCAGACAGCGACTGATGGAAAAGGACGCTCATACATGG GTCCCATCCTTGAACGATGTCCCTCTGCATTACCTGAAGCCCAACAGTCTTGTGAAGTTCCGCTGTTTAATTCAAGACATGTTCGATCCCGAGTTCTACATGGGAGCATACGACACGGTGGACCCTTCCACCAAGGCCAAA GTCTTGAGGTGTGGAAAGTACAAAGACGTCACTGAATGCGGG GTGGATCTGGATTCTGCCAATATGGTGACTTCTGAGAGACAGACCTTCTACTGTGTTCCCATACCTGGAGAAAGTCCCTGGGTGAAGGAAA GCTACGCCGGTACCTGTCAGGCCCGGGTGGTTCCCTCCACCTCCTACGTCCCCAGCAGACAGAAGCGCAGCTACGAAGACGACGACGAAGACGACATGGACACCCAGCCCCAGGCGCAGGGCCACGCACACAACG GGACCCCAGCGGCCGCCGAGGCGCAGGGCAACGGTGACAGTAAACGCCAGGAGACGGAAGCCCCCTCCGGGCAGAAGGCATCGAGCCCCCCTCTGGACCTCAACTTCCCCCTGCCTGGGGAGCAGGGCCCCGCCTGCCTGGTCAAG GTGTACGCGGACTGGGACAGCTTCAAGCTCAACGACACCCTGGAGGTGTACGGGATCCTCTCTGTTAGCCCCGCGCTGAGCGCACTGAGCGACCAGAA tgACACGTCCTCCTCGCTGATCCTGGACCCCGCCGAGTGCATGGAGACGGCCGAGGAGCTACGGGTCCAcagcccccccgcctccctggtcccccgcctccacctcaTCCACACCCAGCGCCTGACTCACAACAaccctctgctgccccctgctgcccTGGAGGACAGCGCTGCAT CGCTGGCGGCCACGCTGGGCGAGATGGTGTCGGTCCGCGCGGAGCTGCTGGCCTACTTCACTCAGCTTCTCCTGGGGGACGTGCTGGCAGCGGAGTACCTCCTGCTGCACCTCATCTCCAACGT GTACGCCCGGCGGGACGTCATCCCGCTGGGCAAGTTCACGCTGAACCTGAGCGGCTGTCCCGCGGCGGCCGGCCCCGCCTACACGGAGCAGCTGTACCGCGCCCTGCAGCAGCTCGTCCCCAGC GCGTACCGCCTCAGCATGACTCTGCAGAACATGAACCAGCTGCGGCTGGTTCCCAGGAAGGACTACGTGGCCAACCGGCTGCAGAGCGGAGCGCTGCAGCTGGCCGCCAACACCTCCCTGTACCTGGACGAGACCCAGCTGGAGCAGGGCCAGCTCGACCCcgcag GCGTGCGTAACATCACCGCCCTGGGGAACGTCATCTCGTGGCAGAAGGTGGACTATGACTTCAACTACCACCAGATGGAATTCCCCTCCAACATCAACGTGCTGATCGCTTCGGAGGGCCGGTCGCTGCTGccg TCGGACTGCCACGTTCACCTGCAGCCTCAGGTCACGCCCCCCAACATGGAGGCCTACCTGGGCTCCGCCCTCGCGGCCCAGTCGTCCTCCCACCTCAACAAGTTCCGTCTCTACCTGACGATGGCCCGCACCCTGGACTACAGCATCTCGGAGGAGGTCACCAAG GCCGTTGAGGATGACTTCGTGGACATGAGGAAGGACGACCCGCAGAGCATCTCTGCCGACGACCTCCATAGCCTGCTGGTTGTAGCCAG GTTGTTGTGTCTCAGCCTGGGCCAGAGCGCTCTGTCCACGGACGCCTGGAGCAGGGCCAAGCACATCGAGACCCTGCGCAAGAGCCGGAGCGAGCCGCAAGGATGCCTCAACGGCAACGAGCCCTGA